From Daucus carota subsp. sativus chromosome 6, DH1 v3.0, whole genome shotgun sequence, the proteins below share one genomic window:
- the LOC108227075 gene encoding LOB domain-containing protein 27 — protein sequence MSKSGTNQACARCRYQRRKCTSECVLAPFFPADQPTIFQNAHKLFGVGNILKILKDLDETQKTEAMKSIIYEANIREKFPVHGCLGVVMQYQYQIQQMQEELQIVLSQLAFWKQRLPRDDPSQVLSGLSVTPVPQNAVDFYETQCINHVTLPIASDPLFFGSGNVSHDHVHGAGPYNGSYNVVDSLRIQTDDNQMVQNQLQALNVQQDVVDEDYEFIDAIDDRQSLVDSKETGQLSLDSRVKDSRSLLGTLV from the exons ATGAGCAAAAGTGGGACAAACCAGGCTTGTGCTAGGTGCAGATATCAGAGGAGAAAGTGTACTTCAGAATGTGTGCTTGCTCCGTTTTTTCCAGCTGACCAACCAACGATTTTCCAGAATGCACATAAACTATTCGGAGTtggcaatattttgaaaattctcAAGGACCTCGACGAGACTCAGAAGACGGAGGCGATGAAATCCATTATCTATGAGGCTAATATTCGCGAAAAATTTCCTGTGCATGGTTGTTTAGGTGTAGTAATGCAGTATCAGTACCAGATTCAGCAGATGCAGGAAGAACTGCAAATTGTTTTATCACAACTTGCTTTCTGGAAACAGCGATTACCACGAGATGATCCATCACAAGTTCTGTCAGGCTTGTCAGTGACACCAGTACCTCAAAATGCAGTTGATTTTTATGAAACTCAATGTATCAATCATGTGACATTGCCAATTGCTTCTGATCCTCTGTTCTTTGGTAGTGGCAATGTGAGTCATGATCATGTACATGGCGCTGGTCCTTATAATGGTAGCTATAATGTAGTCGATTCCTTGAGGATCCAAACGGATGACAACCAAATGGTGCAAAACCAATTGCAAGCACTGAATGTTCAGCAAGATGTggtggatgaagattatgaatTTATTGATGCTATTGATGACAGACAATCCTTGGTTGATTCAAAGGAAACCGGTCAATTGAG TTTGGACTCACGCGTGAAAGATTCTAGGAGTCTGTTGGGCACATTGGTGTGA